A stretch of the Chlorobiota bacterium genome encodes the following:
- a CDS encoding GWxTD domain-containing protein, with amino-acid sequence MMKLFLINLILIFANFFNANSEPIYFSYSTQSYFNNDSTSLVELNFQFSETGLKYINYGSDKIATLVIQFEINDSKGENIIKEIWSNKTTFIEKSEPDFLCGVKIFTVKPGSYNAIIKYVDSNNSLNTDSANFKLNVRDYSNKKINISDIQIANEISPTSNVDNIFYKNGFVVIPNIESYISTPFLVLNSYCEIYNANLSSTYEYSLVYSLADSTGKVFYKKESKNIRPKESGITEVNSLQMEEVPSGKYFLIINVFNGLIGSATDSVRVIKPYFVFNPVKDSIIKNERKKIEKIQTIIQEINPLFVGKTEKELDLDFKKIKYIASKSEIQIWNNISGREPKEKYLTNFWAKRDQSPETPENEDMRIYYKHLSECKLYSCAFYQEGWESDRGKIFLTYGKPDNIERHYSELEHRPYEIWTYSNNNWQFIFVDRSQTGTFPLKHSTHPNEIKNENWFEREVNINTKN; translated from the coding sequence ATGATGAAACTCTTTTTAATAAATTTAATTTTAATATTTGCTAATTTTTTTAATGCAAATTCAGAACCTATTTATTTTAGTTACTCTACTCAATCCTATTTCAATAATGATTCTACATCATTAGTTGAGTTAAACTTTCAATTTTCAGAAACAGGCTTGAAATATATTAATTATGGGTCAGATAAAATTGCAACTTTAGTAATTCAGTTTGAAATAAATGATTCTAAAGGGGAAAATATTATTAAAGAAATATGGAGTAATAAAACTACTTTTATAGAAAAATCTGAACCAGATTTTTTATGCGGTGTGAAAATATTTACAGTTAAGCCAGGTTCATATAATGCCATTATAAAGTACGTTGATTCAAATAATAGCCTAAATACAGATTCAGCAAATTTTAAATTAAATGTAAGGGACTATTCAAATAAAAAAATCAATATCAGTGATATTCAAATTGCAAATGAAATTTCCCCTACAAGTAACGTTGATAACATCTTTTATAAAAATGGATTTGTAGTAATTCCAAATATTGAAAGTTACATTTCAACTCCATTCTTAGTATTAAATTCCTATTGTGAAATTTATAATGCAAACCTATCTTCAACCTATGAGTACTCCTTAGTTTATTCATTAGCAGATTCTACAGGAAAAGTATTTTATAAGAAAGAATCAAAAAATATAAGACCAAAAGAATCTGGTATTACAGAAGTAAATTCTTTACAAATGGAGGAAGTTCCAAGTGGTAAGTATTTCTTAATAATTAATGTTTTTAATGGATTGATTGGTTCGGCTACTGATTCAGTAAGAGTTATCAAACCTTACTTTGTTTTTAATCCAGTTAAAGATTCAATTATAAAAAATGAAAGAAAAAAAATAGAAAAAATTCAAACAATAATCCAAGAAATTAATCCTCTTTTTGTTGGTAAAACTGAGAAGGAATTAGATCTTGATTTCAAAAAAATTAAATATATTGCAAGCAAATCTGAAATTCAAATTTGGAATAATATTTCTGGTCGTGAACCCAAAGAAAAGTATTTAACAAATTTTTGGGCTAAAAGAGATCAATCCCCAGAAACACCAGAGAATGAAGATATGAGAATTTATTATAAACATCTTTCTGAATGTAAATTGTATAGCTGTGCATTTTACCAAGAAGGTTGGGAAAGCGATAGAGGGAAAATTTTTCTAACATACGGTAAACCAGATAACATTGAGCGCCACTATAGTGAACTGGAACATAGACCATATGAAATTTGGACATATTCAAACAATAATTGGCAATTTATTTTTGTTGATAGATCTCAAACTGGTACATTCCCATTAAAACATTCAACTCATCCAAATGAAATTAAAAATGAAAATTGGTTTGAACGTGAGGTGAATATAAACACTAAAAATTAA
- a CDS encoding PorV/PorQ family protein: protein MRLKFILTFTLLFACAKYTFINAQTVLNQESPFSKIGISSGAFLTLPIGARTAGFGGGFVAIADDPNAIFSNPAGITQIPGIGASYSYSKYYGDITHNAGAFTMPVNSDYRIGVQFQSFGTSDIPYTDLFHQEGYGATFSARNNVLGLVFAGQITDQFSFGIGAKYVNLGFATVSANGVAFDLGTLYKPGIYGLRIGFAAQNLSSSFKYSGNGLLRNGTIDPITGNKRPDVQLEATESSLPLLFRAGISTNVLEGNADNSLLINLEFANASDKPENLTIGGEYTWNKLLSVRAGYLVGSSNSFGLSGGLGFNYVTGSFIGMLDYAARIHATLGVVHNITASIKL, encoded by the coding sequence ATGAGACTAAAATTTATATTAACTTTTACGCTATTATTTGCTTGTGCTAAATACACATTCATAAATGCTCAAACAGTTTTAAATCAAGAAAGTCCCTTCTCAAAAATTGGGATTAGTTCAGGTGCTTTTTTAACCTTACCAATTGGTGCAAGAACAGCTGGTTTTGGTGGTGGATTCGTTGCAATAGCTGATGATCCAAATGCAATTTTTTCAAATCCTGCTGGTATAACTCAAATTCCTGGTATCGGTGCTTCTTATAGTTATAGTAAATATTATGGCGATATTACTCATAATGCTGGAGCTTTTACTATGCCAGTTAATTCAGATTACAGAATTGGAGTTCAATTCCAATCTTTTGGTACAAGTGATATTCCTTATACTGATTTGTTCCATCAAGAAGGATACGGGGCTACATTTTCTGCTAGAAATAATGTATTAGGGTTAGTTTTTGCAGGACAAATAACAGATCAATTTTCATTTGGTATTGGTGCAAAATACGTAAACCTAGGTTTTGCTACAGTTTCAGCTAATGGTGTTGCATTTGATCTTGGTACATTATATAAACCTGGTATTTACGGATTGAGAATAGGTTTTGCAGCTCAAAATTTATCTTCTAGTTTTAAATACAGTGGTAATGGTTTATTAAGAAATGGAACAATAGATCCTATAACTGGTAACAAACGTCCTGATGTTCAATTAGAAGCTACTGAATCTTCTTTACCATTACTTTTTAGAGCAGGAATTTCGACAAACGTTTTAGAAGGAAATGCAGATAATTCTTTGCTTATTAATCTTGAATTTGCAAATGCTTCAGATAAACCTGAAAACTTAACGATTGGAGGCGAGTACACTTGGAATAAGCTACTTTCTGTTCGTGCTGGTTATTTAGTTGGATCTTCAAATTCATTTGGTTTGAGTGGTGGCTTAGGCTTTAATTATGTTACAGGTTCTTTTATAGGAATGTTAGATTATGCTGCTCGTATTCATGCAACATTAGGGGTTGTTCACAACATTACAGCTTCTATCAAATTATAA
- the waaF gene encoding lipopolysaccharide heptosyltransferase II gives MSEKVLIIQTGFLGDAVLATSLFKSLKQLDIEIGFLIKSQFSEVFKNHSAISMLHLIDKNDKNSNRKLIEELKKNNYNKAIIPHRSFRSSYLAFASKIPIRSGFRQSAGNLLLNNKVEYNLYTHEILRNNLLFEKLYGKNIISNNSLKIWLEADKSVLKNLEISIDNKPIICVAPGSVWETKRWHVNGFIETVNKLIERGYYVCLIGSPQEQDICRLIISNIKKNNSEYCKNFAGKISLRETIALISISKRLLTNDSAPLHIAEGLGIPCTSIFGATVPEFGFAPISPNSNVVQIENLKCRPCSIHGDHKCPIKTFNCMIDINSEMVLNKIFHK, from the coding sequence ATGTCTGAAAAAGTACTTATTATTCAAACAGGTTTCTTAGGAGATGCAGTATTGGCTACGTCTTTATTCAAGTCGTTAAAACAATTAGATATCGAGATAGGATTTTTGATTAAGAGTCAATTTTCTGAAGTGTTTAAGAATCATTCTGCAATTTCAATGTTACACTTAATTGATAAAAATGATAAAAATTCAAATAGAAAATTAATTGAAGAACTAAAAAAAAATAATTACAATAAAGCAATAATTCCACACAGATCATTTAGATCTTCATATTTAGCCTTTGCTTCAAAAATACCAATAAGATCAGGGTTTAGACAATCTGCAGGAAATTTATTACTAAATAATAAAGTTGAATATAATTTGTATACTCATGAGATTTTAAGAAATAATTTGTTGTTTGAAAAACTTTATGGTAAAAATATTATCTCTAATAATTCATTAAAAATATGGCTTGAAGCAGATAAATCAGTTTTGAAAAATCTTGAAATTTCAATTGATAACAAACCTATTATTTGTGTTGCACCAGGCTCAGTTTGGGAAACAAAGAGATGGCACGTAAATGGTTTTATTGAAACTGTAAATAAATTAATTGAAAGAGGATATTATGTTTGCTTAATTGGAAGCCCTCAAGAACAAGATATTTGTAGGTTAATTATTAGTAACATTAAAAAAAATAATTCTGAATATTGTAAAAATTTTGCTGGTAAAATTTCTCTAAGGGAAACTATAGCGTTAATTTCTATATCTAAAAGATTATTAACTAATGATAGTGCACCGTTACATATTGCTGAAGGTTTGGGAATACCTTGTACTTCTATTTTTGGAGCAACAGTTCCCGAATTTGGTTTTGCTCCAATATCACCAAATTCAAATGTAGTTCAAATTGAAAATTTAAAATGTCGTCCTTGCAGCATACATGGTGATCATAAATGCCCAATAAAAACTTTTAATTGTATGATCGATATAAATTCTGAAATGGTTCTAAATAAAATTTTTCATAAATAA
- a CDS encoding lysophospholipid acyltransferase family protein, translating into MKKLILWFLFDCIGKILPYFLIRFIASFFAILLFIIGPRRKIILTNFKIVFHNSNNSFYLKLLFKYYFHISILILEILKQKHLKISQIRNHIKLENSELLERNGKGLLILSAHIGNWELIAASSSFFVKEKVHLVVKSQNDYGYMNSVRTVFGCGLIDVGVGAKLSVSILSHKGSVAFLADQTGSKSDPVYKFFDIETHTFTAPARLALKFKPKVIICFNNRQKNGKYVCKLNELKIDDLENNQLGIDEFIKRYLYAMEENIKQFPEQWLWSHKKWKHNSIYK; encoded by the coding sequence TTGAAAAAATTAATTCTTTGGTTTTTATTTGATTGCATAGGGAAAATTCTTCCATACTTTTTAATCAGATTCATTGCTTCATTTTTTGCAATACTTTTGTTTATAATTGGACCAAGAAGAAAAATAATACTAACAAATTTTAAAATTGTTTTCCATAATAGTAATAACAGTTTTTACCTCAAACTACTATTCAAATATTATTTTCATATTTCTATTTTAATTTTGGAGATATTAAAACAAAAACATTTAAAAATAAGCCAGATTCGAAATCATATTAAATTAGAAAATAGTGAATTATTAGAAAGAAATGGTAAAGGATTATTGATTTTATCGGCTCATATTGGTAATTGGGAATTAATAGCCGCAAGTTCATCATTTTTTGTAAAAGAAAAGGTTCATTTAGTCGTAAAATCTCAAAATGATTATGGCTATATGAATTCTGTTAGAACAGTTTTTGGTTGCGGTTTGATAGATGTAGGGGTTGGAGCAAAACTCTCTGTTTCAATTTTATCACATAAAGGTTCAGTTGCTTTTCTTGCTGATCAAACTGGCTCTAAGTCAGATCCAGTTTACAAATTCTTTGATATTGAAACTCATACGTTTACTGCACCAGCCAGATTAGCCCTAAAGTTCAAGCCAAAAGTAATTATCTGTTTTAACAATAGGCAAAAAAATGGAAAATATGTTTGTAAATTAAACGAGTTAAAAATTGATGATCTTGAAAATAATCAACTAGGTATAGATGAATTTATTAAAAGATACTTATATGCAATGGAAGAAAATATAAAGCAATTCCCAGAACAATGGTTATGGTCACATAAAAAATGGAAACACAATAGTATTTATAAATGA
- a CDS encoding YIP1 family protein yields MRKTISILGLFILFPIFVLAQKQPEGFLISTVDKNFCKNAISITRSYLDLNGDWLVSFDEDESPQKVKIPSSYIGNNSLVFSRKFNIDKQKLTGINWKLVCGSIPYRATIILNGFTVGKHEGEGKFEIPIYETGKLLEKNVIEIKVDNYLDYNTSPCRKTPLESKTYAGIVRDIGLIGCPSVSIDEIKYNTYLLDSNVAKTKFDLKINASNIKGLIFGNSIDSGGPNKILLDNAEFTALVYLKKNDDTSFIKDTLKSEVKFSLTTNHSINIGIDVTTISPKVWSFESPNLYEATVKILYNGSLVDVREFKLGLKTIAVKKNEVLFNGKKLLFKGIGYVIETDKGGQTIINDLISKDLKIIKQSGANLVKFIGGTPNEFVLDLCDELGLMTLIDAQIGMPPSSQFRNEVYISRSLDVVSNIVMTGLIHTSTFGYGLSALIPESETALKVIKIIKNITSSSGKFLILSAQDWNKDLLSQVDIIHIPTLDIPSNDLVSKISKNLSKINNSKPVIITFGKLCQLGNHNGYADPLSIEAQAKYINDAYNVILKQNCLGSIYWTFNDYKTDRPLLTVKNNEEYIFSAGLNDLFKNPRQSLSMLRSLFTESTQPIILVGDYEEPSTITYIIVGILCAVLSIVMLNKNSRFRQDMMRAFLRPSNFFNDIRDQRILSTIQTISLGGVLAIIMGVAISSLCYYYRTSENFDTLLSVLVKSDQIKELVNQIVWVPIYSILFFTLLFLLGLLIVSSKIFLVGLVLKKNVTFSDSFVISTWSALPTLILTPFIMFLYRLLSVNGLSGIIVGLLIIIGLWVLYRLYKGASIVYNTGPFKFFTLIFAIFTLLIIILYFSSSYFQSVISYLREGIGGLYI; encoded by the coding sequence GTGAGGAAAACAATTTCCATTTTAGGTTTATTCATATTATTTCCAATATTTGTTCTAGCACAAAAACAACCAGAAGGATTTCTAATATCTACTGTTGATAAAAATTTTTGTAAAAATGCTATTTCTATAACTCGTAGTTATTTAGATTTAAATGGTGATTGGTTAGTTTCATTCGATGAAGATGAAAGCCCTCAAAAAGTTAAAATACCAAGTAGTTATATTGGGAACAATTCACTTGTTTTTTCAAGAAAATTTAATATTGACAAACAAAAACTTACAGGAATCAATTGGAAGTTAGTTTGTGGAAGTATACCATATAGAGCTACTATAATTTTGAATGGTTTTACAGTTGGAAAACATGAAGGAGAAGGTAAATTTGAAATCCCGATTTATGAAACAGGAAAACTTCTAGAAAAAAATGTTATTGAAATTAAGGTAGATAATTATTTAGATTACAATACATCACCTTGTAGAAAAACTCCATTAGAATCCAAAACTTACGCTGGTATTGTTCGTGATATTGGTCTTATTGGCTGCCCTTCAGTTAGCATTGATGAAATTAAATACAATACTTATTTGTTAGATTCAAATGTTGCAAAAACTAAATTTGATTTAAAAATTAATGCGAGTAATATTAAAGGTTTAATTTTTGGTAATTCAATTGATTCTGGAGGACCTAATAAGATATTACTTGATAATGCTGAATTTACTGCTTTAGTTTACTTGAAAAAAAATGATGATACATCTTTCATAAAAGATACTTTAAAATCTGAAGTAAAATTTTCTTTAACAACAAATCATTCAATAAATATTGGAATTGATGTAACTACAATTAGTCCAAAAGTATGGTCATTTGAAAGCCCTAATTTATACGAAGCAACTGTAAAGATCTTGTATAATGGATCATTAGTTGATGTAAGAGAATTTAAACTTGGACTTAAAACAATTGCTGTTAAGAAAAACGAAGTCTTATTTAATGGGAAAAAATTACTTTTTAAGGGCATTGGTTATGTGATTGAAACTGATAAAGGGGGTCAAACAATAATCAATGATTTGATTTCTAAAGATTTAAAAATCATCAAACAATCAGGAGCTAATTTAGTGAAATTTATTGGAGGTACTCCAAATGAGTTTGTTCTTGATTTATGTGATGAACTAGGTTTAATGACTTTGATTGATGCTCAAATTGGTATGCCCCCATCTTCCCAATTTCGCAATGAAGTTTATATAAGCAGGTCATTAGATGTTGTTAGTAATATTGTAATGACTGGATTGATACATACATCAACTTTTGGTTATGGATTAAGTGCATTAATTCCTGAAAGTGAAACTGCTTTAAAAGTTATTAAAATCATAAAAAATATTACTTCTAGTTCAGGAAAATTCTTAATACTTTCTGCTCAAGATTGGAATAAAGATTTACTAAGTCAAGTTGATATTATACATATTCCAACTTTAGATATCCCTTCGAATGATTTAGTTAGTAAGATCTCAAAAAATTTGTCAAAAATAAATAATAGTAAACCAGTAATAATAACATTTGGAAAGTTATGTCAACTTGGAAATCATAATGGATATGCAGACCCATTATCAATTGAAGCTCAAGCTAAATATATAAATGATGCTTATAATGTTATTTTAAAACAAAATTGTTTGGGTTCTATTTATTGGACTTTTAATGATTATAAAACAGACCGCCCACTACTAACTGTAAAAAACAATGAAGAATATATTTTCAGTGCTGGGCTGAATGATTTGTTCAAAAATCCTAGGCAATCATTATCAATGCTCAGATCATTATTCACTGAAAGCACACAACCAATAATATTAGTTGGTGATTATGAGGAACCATCAACAATAACTTATATTATAGTTGGAATCTTGTGTGCAGTACTTTCAATAGTAATGTTAAATAAAAATAGTAGATTCCGTCAGGATATGATGCGTGCTTTTTTAAGACCGAGTAATTTTTTTAATGACATTCGTGATCAAAGAATTTTATCTACAATTCAAACAATTTCTTTAGGTGGTGTACTTGCTATTATAATGGGAGTTGCAATATCATCTCTTTGTTATTACTATAGAACTAGTGAGAATTTTGATACCTTGTTAAGCGTACTTGTAAAATCAGATCAAATAAAAGAACTTGTAAATCAAATAGTGTGGGTTCCAATTTATTCAATTTTGTTTTTCACTCTTTTGTTTTTATTAGGATTATTAATTGTTTCAAGTAAAATATTTTTAGTTGGATTAGTATTAAAGAAAAATGTTACATTCTCAGATTCTTTTGTGATAAGCACCTGGAGTGCTTTACCTACTTTGATTCTTACTCCTTTTATTATGTTCTTATACCGTCTGTTAAGTGTTAATGGATTGTCTGGTATAATTGTAGGTTTGTTGATAATAATTGGTTTGTGGGTCTTATATAGGTTATATAAAGGTGCAAGTATAGTGTACAACACGGGACCATTTAAATTTTTCACTTTGATTTTTGCAATTTTTACATTACTCATAATTATTTTATATTTCTCATCAAGTTACTTTCAATCAGTTATCAGCTATTTAAGAGAAGGGATTGGAGGACTTTATATCTAG
- a CDS encoding TonB-dependent receptor — protein MKKLTLCALLLGLFGFASSWAQTYGSLSGKVSDGDGKPVVGATVRIEGTKLGAISKAPNGTYTVLRIPPGKYIVKVTAISLQPESKTVNISIDEEEKVDFKLSSGAVIQGKTVEVKAKAITANRAGTTKKIDNTSLSSTTRGSLVAAVGVSTQTAGQNGFSIRGGRSSETTIKIDGVDISDPVQGGFGSSAPGNYPMISGLSIQEIQVVSSGFSVKQGDILSGSVNSTTRSGRNDRYEGALQFKMPLPALYGSTQAITVKKVGEDKDTTLPSVKPMGSNRKSYEFVFSGPIPGFNSLTFSLSGFYAGSEFRGAGLGVMDMTQEYADSRREVAKQLWGYALDPSNLGQLPHQKQMIRNLSGKLKYEFNGGANIEVSGEYGFTSQEDGDWSTLYRLDHPVFLKANGDTDRIDNSLLERDMNQTNQNVVIQRLGAKFSLPIDDGSYVEFSGGYVVNRNDIGKKDESKKYGLLDLYDIYQPLDENGDIIIDRYAANDTSIIHNKLDANTYSSVSRNPITGLYEKAEVSGASRNPFGLTDLNFPVHGNDRNLDFRNTTRITFAGEYNSKIEIGDVKTDLLAGFDFESASIRRHYNSLPWDQKPFFDVVGYKTNYFKDKGTATEAFFESPFTPYKGAFYAAANFNYKAIVFQPGVRFDFFNANTYSPPSVRSKDVINDLTNAPKTTLKFQASPRVNVSYPITEKSEYRVNFAMMFKMPELTSLFDNPFGDATRGGQLFGNPDIKPQKVFAYEMGYKSSFADDYVFDVSAYYRDIYNQLGVQYVPAVPDAYSIYTVTEYGNVRGIETSLTKNLSDNYRWEINYRLQKAAGTASNATANFNSAPSIDPFTDKPIRKALTEYPLDYDQTHSLNGTLSLIWGSDEGPSIGGIKLIQNTVISLTAIMNSGLPFTLVDSKGALVSGFYSERLPSDFNTEMHIERKILLKDLIGETMGNTSLAVYLDLFNLLNETYAVSYRFTGGNRSTVLASPDDNGTTFARGIGDFTAQSFYKDIDPNRLETYNNAQYDEFGNRMYNPYADLNLDGVVTQNEKYEGYKKFIATIQTQRGTYKFPRTVNLGIRLNF, from the coding sequence ATGAAAAAGTTAACTTTATGCGCTTTGCTGTTAGGGTTGTTTGGCTTTGCGTCCTCTTGGGCTCAAACTTACGGCTCTCTTTCAGGCAAAGTTTCCGATGGTGATGGTAAGCCAGTTGTTGGGGCTACTGTCAGAATTGAAGGCACAAAATTAGGTGCAATCTCAAAAGCTCCTAATGGTACATATACAGTTCTACGTATTCCTCCGGGAAAATATATTGTTAAAGTAACAGCAATAAGTTTACAACCAGAAAGTAAAACTGTAAATATCTCAATTGACGAAGAAGAAAAAGTGGATTTTAAACTTTCTTCAGGTGCTGTAATTCAAGGTAAAACTGTAGAGGTAAAAGCAAAAGCTATAACTGCTAACAGAGCTGGTACAACTAAAAAAATCGATAATACATCATTATCTTCAACCACTCGTGGGAGCTTGGTTGCAGCTGTTGGAGTAAGTACACAAACAGCAGGACAAAACGGCTTCTCAATTAGAGGAGGACGTTCATCTGAGACTACAATTAAAATTGATGGTGTTGATATTAGCGATCCTGTTCAAGGTGGTTTTGGTTCTTCAGCTCCTGGTAATTATCCTATGATTTCTGGTTTAAGTATTCAAGAAATTCAAGTTGTGTCTTCTGGTTTTAGTGTAAAACAAGGTGATATTTTATCTGGTTCTGTTAATAGCACAACTCGTTCGGGTAGAAATGACAGATATGAAGGTGCTCTTCAATTCAAAATGCCATTACCTGCACTTTATGGATCTACTCAAGCTATTACAGTAAAAAAAGTTGGTGAAGATAAGGACACCACTTTACCATCAGTTAAGCCTATGGGTTCAAATAGAAAATCTTATGAATTTGTATTTAGCGGTCCAATTCCTGGATTTAATTCATTGACATTTTCATTAAGTGGATTTTATGCAGGTTCTGAATTTAGAGGAGCTGGTTTAGGAGTAATGGATATGACCCAAGAATATGCAGATTCCAGAAGAGAGGTTGCAAAACAATTGTGGGGTTATGCTCTAGATCCTTCAAACTTAGGTCAGTTGCCACATCAAAAACAAATGATTCGTAATCTAAGTGGTAAACTAAAATATGAGTTTAATGGTGGAGCTAATATAGAAGTATCAGGTGAATATGGATTTACTTCTCAAGAAGATGGCGATTGGTCAACTTTATATAGATTAGATCACCCAGTTTTCTTAAAAGCAAATGGTGATACTGACAGAATTGATAATTCATTGTTAGAAAGAGACATGAACCAAACTAACCAAAACGTTGTGATTCAACGCTTAGGAGCTAAATTCTCTTTACCAATTGATGATGGATCATATGTAGAATTTTCTGGAGGTTATGTTGTAAATAGAAATGATATCGGTAAAAAAGATGAATCTAAAAAATATGGTTTATTGGATTTATATGATATTTATCAACCACTAGATGAAAATGGAGACATTATTATTGATAGATATGCTGCAAACGATACATCAATTATTCATAACAAGTTAGATGCAAATACTTATTCATCAGTTTCAAGAAATCCTATCACTGGATTATATGAAAAAGCTGAAGTATCTGGAGCTAGTAGAAATCCATTTGGTTTAACTGATTTAAATTTCCCAGTTCACGGTAATGATAGAAATTTAGATTTTAGAAATACTACAAGAATTACTTTTGCAGGTGAATACAATAGCAAAATTGAGATTGGTGATGTAAAAACAGATTTACTTGCTGGATTTGATTTTGAAAGTGCATCTATTAGAAGACATTATAATTCTTTACCTTGGGATCAAAAACCATTTTTTGATGTAGTAGGATATAAAACTAATTATTTTAAAGATAAAGGAACAGCTACTGAAGCTTTCTTCGAGAGCCCATTTACACCATATAAAGGAGCATTTTATGCTGCAGCTAACTTTAATTATAAAGCAATTGTTTTCCAACCAGGTGTACGTTTTGATTTCTTCAATGCAAACACATATTCTCCTCCATCAGTAAGATCAAAAGATGTTATCAATGATTTAACTAATGCACCAAAAACAACTTTAAAATTCCAAGCTAGTCCTCGTGTTAATGTTAGTTATCCAATTACTGAGAAATCTGAGTACAGAGTGAACTTTGCTATGATGTTTAAAATGCCAGAGTTAACTTCATTGTTTGATAATCCTTTTGGTGATGCAACTCGTGGTGGGCAGTTATTTGGAAACCCAGATATCAAACCACAAAAAGTTTTTGCTTATGAAATGGGATATAAATCAAGTTTTGCAGATGATTACGTTTTTGATGTTTCCGCTTATTATAGAGATATTTACAATCAACTTGGTGTACAATACGTACCAGCAGTGCCAGATGCCTACTCAATATATACTGTAACTGAATATGGAAATGTTAGGGGTATTGAAACTTCTTTAACTAAAAATTTATCTGATAATTATAGATGGGAAATTAATTATCGTTTACAGAAAGCAGCTGGTACTGCATCGAATGCTACTGCTAATTTTAATAGTGCACCTTCAATTGACCCATTTACAGATAAACCAATAAGAAAAGCTTTAACAGAATATCCTTTAGATTATGATCAAACTCATAGTTTAAATGGAACATTAAGTTTGATATGGGGATCTGATGAAGGACCAAGTATTGGTGGAATTAAATTAATTCAAAATACTGTTATTAGTCTTACTGCAATTATGAACTCAGGCTTACCATTTACTTTAGTAGATTCAAAAGGAGCTTTGGTTTCTGGGTTTTATAGTGAAAGATTACCATCAGATTTTAATACTGAAATGCATATTGAAAGAAAAATTTTGTTGAAAGATTTAATAGGTGAAACTATGGGTAATACAAGCTTAGCTGTTTATTTAGATTTGTTCAACTTATTAAATGAAACTTATGCGGTATCTTATAGATTTACTGGTGGTAATAGATCTACTGTTTTAGCTAGCCCTGATGATAATGGTACAACTTTTGCACGTGGTATTGGAGATTTCACTGCACAATCATTCTATAAAGATATAGATCCGAATAGGTTAGAAACTTATAATAATGCTCAATATGATGAATTTGGAAATAGAATGTATAATCCTTATGCTGATTTGAATCTAGATGGAGTAGTAACTCAAAATGAAAAATATGAAGGTTACAAAAAGTTCATTGCAACTATTCAAACTCAAAGAGGTACTTACAAATTTCCAAGAACTGTAAACTTAGGTATAAGATTAAATTTCTAA
- a CDS encoding YihA family ribosome biogenesis GTP-binding protein: MLIKSTDFILSAAKPSQFPNTPLPEIAFSGRSNVGKSTLLNLLTNRKSLAKTSGTPGKTQQINFFRINNNLHFVDLPGYGYAKVSKTDREDWKKLIESYFNSREQLRIVMALSDIRHKTPTIDSELFLWLDSMDIPFVIVLTKSDKLSKNAIENKLQEVLTESQKYINCKGVIPCSSVTRDNREKIMKVIDEALK, translated from the coding sequence ATGTTAATTAAATCTACAGATTTTATATTAAGTGCTGCAAAACCTTCTCAATTCCCAAATACTCCATTACCTGAGATTGCCTTTTCTGGAAGATCAAATGTAGGAAAATCCACACTCTTAAATTTATTAACTAATAGAAAATCTTTAGCTAAAACAAGTGGAACTCCTGGAAAAACTCAGCAAATTAATTTTTTTAGAATTAATAATAACCTCCATTTTGTAGATTTACCTGGCTATGGTTATGCGAAAGTATCTAAAACGGATCGTGAAGACTGGAAAAAACTTATTGAAAGTTATTTTAATTCACGTGAACAATTAAGAATTGTTATGGCTTTAAGTGATATAAGGCATAAAACACCTACAATAGATTCGGAACTATTTTTATGGTTAGATTCAATGGATATTCCTTTTGTAATAGTACTGACTAAAAGTGATAAACTCTCTAAAAATGCTATTGAAAATAAACTTCAAGAAGTGTTAACAGAATCTCAAAAGTATATTAACTGCAAAGGTGTTATACCATGTTCTTCGGTAACACGTGATAATAGAGAGAAAATTATGAAAGTTATTGATGAAGCTTTAAAGTAA